A window of the Tiliqua scincoides isolate rTilSci1 chromosome 5, rTilSci1.hap2, whole genome shotgun sequence genome harbors these coding sequences:
- the LOC136651510 gene encoding poly(rC)-binding protein 3-like isoform X6 — MNTKDPKVTEGGLNVTLTIRLLMHGKEVGSIIGKKGETVKKMREESGARINISEGSCPERIVTITGPTDAIFKAFSMIALKFEEDINASMTNSTVTSKPPVTLRLVVPASQCGSLIGKGGSKIKEIRESTGAQVQVAGDMLPNSTERAVTISGTPDAIIQCVKQICVVMLESPPKGATIPYRPKPASAPIIFAGGQVRADTILASAGNHTVLAQPQPAPAFTIQGQYAIPHPDLTKLHQLAMQHPPFTPLGQTTPGFPGLDASTPTSSHELTIPNDLIGCIIGRQGSKINEIRQMSGAQIKIANATEGSAERQVTITGSPANISLAQYLINAREACELSYFC; from the exons GAGGTTGGCAGCATCATTGGAAAG AAAGGTGAAACTGTTAAGAAGATGAGGGAGGAG AGTGGTGCTCGAATCAACATCTCAGAAGGTTCCTGCCCGGAAAGAATTGTGACAATAACAGGCccaacagatgccatttttaagGCTTTTTCTATGATTGCACTAAAATTTGAAGAA GATATCAACGCTTCAATGACAAACAGTACAGTTACAAGCAAACCGCCTGTAACGCTCCGACTTGTGGTGCCAGCAAGCCAGTGCGGATCCCTGATAGGCAAAGGAGGATCCAAAATCAAGGAGATCAGGGAG TCCACAGGGGCCCAAGTACAAGTGGCAGGGGATATGTTACCAAACTCCACAGAACGTGCTGTAACCATATCGGGTACTCCGGATGCCATTATTCAGTGTGTAAAGCAAATCTGTGTGGTTATGCTTGAG TCTCCACCAAAAGGTGCCACCATTCCTTACCGCCCCAAACCGGCCTCTGCACCTATCATTTTTGCAGGTGGCCAGGTAAGAGCAGACACCATTTTGGCTTCAGCTGGAAACCACACCGTCTTGGCCCAACCTCAGCCAGCGCCT GCATTTACAATTCAGGGGCAGTATGCCATCCCTCATCCAGAC TTGACCAAGCTTCACCAGTTGGCTATGCAGCATCCCCCCTTTACTCCCCTTGGGCAGACCACCCCTGGTTTCCCTG GATTGGATGCCAGTACTCCGACCAGTTCCCATGAGCTCACTATTCCAAATGAT CTAATAGGTTGCATTATTGGCAGACAAGGCAGTAAGATAAATGAAATCAGGCAAATGTCAGGAGCACAGATCAAGATTGCAAATGCCACCGAAGGCTCAGCTGAAAGACAAGTAACAATCACAGGATCACCTGCAAACATCAGCCTAGCACAGTACCTCATTAATGCAAG AGAAGCTTGTGAACTCTCATATTTCTGTTGA
- the LOC136651510 gene encoding poly(rC)-binding protein 3-like isoform X2, whose translation MNTKDPKVTEGGLNVTLTIRLLMHGKEVGSIIGKKGETVKKMREESGARINISEGSCPERIVTITGPTDAIFKAFSMIALKFEEDINASMTNSTVTSKPPVTLRLVVPASQCGSLIGKGGSKIKEIRESTGAQVQVAGDMLPNSTERAVTISGTPDAIIQCVKQICVVMLESPPKGATIPYRPKPASAPIIFAGGQVRADTILASAGNHTVLAQPQPAPAFTIQGQYAIPHPDLTKLHQLAMQHPPFTPLGQTTPGFPGLDASTPTSSHELTIPNDLIGCIIGRQGSKINEIRQMSGAQIKIANATEGSAERQVTITGSPANISLAQYLINARDSPHIEMRIDPFIFSCTNTIWHASGSQKITIYDLPDS comes from the exons GAGGTTGGCAGCATCATTGGAAAG AAAGGTGAAACTGTTAAGAAGATGAGGGAGGAG AGTGGTGCTCGAATCAACATCTCAGAAGGTTCCTGCCCGGAAAGAATTGTGACAATAACAGGCccaacagatgccatttttaagGCTTTTTCTATGATTGCACTAAAATTTGAAGAA GATATCAACGCTTCAATGACAAACAGTACAGTTACAAGCAAACCGCCTGTAACGCTCCGACTTGTGGTGCCAGCAAGCCAGTGCGGATCCCTGATAGGCAAAGGAGGATCCAAAATCAAGGAGATCAGGGAG TCCACAGGGGCCCAAGTACAAGTGGCAGGGGATATGTTACCAAACTCCACAGAACGTGCTGTAACCATATCGGGTACTCCGGATGCCATTATTCAGTGTGTAAAGCAAATCTGTGTGGTTATGCTTGAG TCTCCACCAAAAGGTGCCACCATTCCTTACCGCCCCAAACCGGCCTCTGCACCTATCATTTTTGCAGGTGGCCAGGTAAGAGCAGACACCATTTTGGCTTCAGCTGGAAACCACACCGTCTTGGCCCAACCTCAGCCAGCGCCT GCATTTACAATTCAGGGGCAGTATGCCATCCCTCATCCAGAC TTGACCAAGCTTCACCAGTTGGCTATGCAGCATCCCCCCTTTACTCCCCTTGGGCAGACCACCCCTGGTTTCCCTG GATTGGATGCCAGTACTCCGACCAGTTCCCATGAGCTCACTATTCCAAATGAT CTAATAGGTTGCATTATTGGCAGACAAGGCAGTAAGATAAATGAAATCAGGCAAATGTCAGGAGCACAGATCAAGATTGCAAATGCCACCGAAGGCTCAGCTGAAAGACAAGTAACAATCACAGGATCACCTGCAAACATCAGCCTAGCACAGTACCTCATTAATGCAAG GGATTCCCCACACATCGAGATGAGAATAGACCCCTTCATTTTTAGTTGCACAAACACCATATGGCATGCCTCTGGATCACAGAAGATAACAATTTATGATCTTCCGGACAGCTAA
- the LOC136651510 gene encoding poly(rC)-binding protein 3-like isoform X3 produces MNTKDPKVTEGGLNVTLTIRLLMHGKEVGSIIGKKGETVKKMREESGARINISEGSCPERIVTITGPTDAIFKAFSMIALKFEEDINASMTNSTVTSKPPVTLRLVVPASQCGSLIGKGGSKIKEIRESTGAQVQVAGDMLPNSTERAVTISGTPDAIIQCVKQICVVMLESPPKGATIPYRPKPASAPIIFAGGQVRADTILASAGNHTVLAQPQPAPAFTIQGQYAIPHPDLTKLHQLAMQHPPFTPLGQTTPGFPGLDASTPTSSHELTIPNDLIGCIIGRQGSKINEIRQMSGAQIKIANATEGSAERQVTITGSPANISLAQYLINARICSSLGVQGFPTHRDENRPLHF; encoded by the exons GAGGTTGGCAGCATCATTGGAAAG AAAGGTGAAACTGTTAAGAAGATGAGGGAGGAG AGTGGTGCTCGAATCAACATCTCAGAAGGTTCCTGCCCGGAAAGAATTGTGACAATAACAGGCccaacagatgccatttttaagGCTTTTTCTATGATTGCACTAAAATTTGAAGAA GATATCAACGCTTCAATGACAAACAGTACAGTTACAAGCAAACCGCCTGTAACGCTCCGACTTGTGGTGCCAGCAAGCCAGTGCGGATCCCTGATAGGCAAAGGAGGATCCAAAATCAAGGAGATCAGGGAG TCCACAGGGGCCCAAGTACAAGTGGCAGGGGATATGTTACCAAACTCCACAGAACGTGCTGTAACCATATCGGGTACTCCGGATGCCATTATTCAGTGTGTAAAGCAAATCTGTGTGGTTATGCTTGAG TCTCCACCAAAAGGTGCCACCATTCCTTACCGCCCCAAACCGGCCTCTGCACCTATCATTTTTGCAGGTGGCCAGGTAAGAGCAGACACCATTTTGGCTTCAGCTGGAAACCACACCGTCTTGGCCCAACCTCAGCCAGCGCCT GCATTTACAATTCAGGGGCAGTATGCCATCCCTCATCCAGAC TTGACCAAGCTTCACCAGTTGGCTATGCAGCATCCCCCCTTTACTCCCCTTGGGCAGACCACCCCTGGTTTCCCTG GATTGGATGCCAGTACTCCGACCAGTTCCCATGAGCTCACTATTCCAAATGAT CTAATAGGTTGCATTATTGGCAGACAAGGCAGTAAGATAAATGAAATCAGGCAAATGTCAGGAGCACAGATCAAGATTGCAAATGCCACCGAAGGCTCAGCTGAAAGACAAGTAACAATCACAGGATCACCTGCAAACATCAGCCTAGCACAGTACCTCATTAATGCAAG GATATGTTCTTCTCTTGGTGTTCAGGGATTCCCCACACATCGAGATGAGAATAGACCCCTTCATTTTTAG
- the LOC136651510 gene encoding poly(rC)-binding protein 3-like isoform X7 — translation MNTKDPKVTEGGLNVTLTIRLLMHGKEVGSIIGKKGETVKKMREESGARINISEGSCPERIVTITGPTDAIFKAFSMIALKFEEDINASMTNSTVTSKPPVTLRLVVPASQCGSLIGKGGSKIKEIRESTGAQVQVAGDMLPNSTERAVTISGTPDAIIQCVKQICVVMLESPPKGATIPYRPKPASAPIIFAGGQVRADTILASAGNHTVLAQPQPAPAFTIQGQYAIPHPDLTKLHQLAMQHPPFTPLGQTTPGFPGLDASTPTSSHELTIPNDLIGCIIGRQGSKINEIRQMSGAQIKIANATEGSAERQVTITGSPANISLAQYLINASR, via the exons GAGGTTGGCAGCATCATTGGAAAG AAAGGTGAAACTGTTAAGAAGATGAGGGAGGAG AGTGGTGCTCGAATCAACATCTCAGAAGGTTCCTGCCCGGAAAGAATTGTGACAATAACAGGCccaacagatgccatttttaagGCTTTTTCTATGATTGCACTAAAATTTGAAGAA GATATCAACGCTTCAATGACAAACAGTACAGTTACAAGCAAACCGCCTGTAACGCTCCGACTTGTGGTGCCAGCAAGCCAGTGCGGATCCCTGATAGGCAAAGGAGGATCCAAAATCAAGGAGATCAGGGAG TCCACAGGGGCCCAAGTACAAGTGGCAGGGGATATGTTACCAAACTCCACAGAACGTGCTGTAACCATATCGGGTACTCCGGATGCCATTATTCAGTGTGTAAAGCAAATCTGTGTGGTTATGCTTGAG TCTCCACCAAAAGGTGCCACCATTCCTTACCGCCCCAAACCGGCCTCTGCACCTATCATTTTTGCAGGTGGCCAGGTAAGAGCAGACACCATTTTGGCTTCAGCTGGAAACCACACCGTCTTGGCCCAACCTCAGCCAGCGCCT GCATTTACAATTCAGGGGCAGTATGCCATCCCTCATCCAGAC TTGACCAAGCTTCACCAGTTGGCTATGCAGCATCCCCCCTTTACTCCCCTTGGGCAGACCACCCCTGGTTTCCCTG GATTGGATGCCAGTACTCCGACCAGTTCCCATGAGCTCACTATTCCAAATGAT CTAATAGGTTGCATTATTGGCAGACAAGGCAGTAAGATAAATGAAATCAGGCAAATGTCAGGAGCACAGATCAAGATTGCAAATGCCACCGAAGGCTCAGCTGAAAGACAAGTAACAATCACAGGATCACCTGCAAACATCAGCCTAGCACAGTACCTCATTAATGCAAG